The following coding sequences lie in one Hoplias malabaricus isolate fHopMal1 chromosome 14, fHopMal1.hap1, whole genome shotgun sequence genomic window:
- the si:dkey-183p4.10 gene encoding dentin matrix acidic phosphoprotein 1 isoform X1, producing MEQNIAELLKDAVSEADIDFELDECSSMLQTQLVDDNDLKNVCKLWTSSDEGLAETFTNVYEQEEDEDSTESNEESASNYSPDAEAGCSSQRVDYDQVADEMIIEVQQGNEASNESSAEEECMQIKQETDVPFHGLVADASILGEEKHQNQELPLKSAEFQITSKADFQQLMEGTSSTLEPSETPEERESESEEEEPDTYATEETFQCDSAGNVDDSFIVIKPKIPIRDYDEDDLREFTEEDQDQTEESLADYPSDFSQSETEECEESAVNEDQMSIFKDNGLSNYCSSAKMEDLSHTEDHLLEEGRQTVSSSMDSDTEIKEPEVQVIPEEIDTGFQRNNVVEDDFQEPLTTDSNTEEDVCNQGIGNESCARNGNDPDQDYDSDINSDHSTSQEEISEASVEPEEDLKTDEQNNNTVDELGRVDEDVDYIGIDEEDRDGSDQEMDKDTNASCVSDIDYLYEEPHKQSPELCPTLESVKLDAATKEQDLFPSKPLDSVRDTNTLIPELFWYSDILKSECNLLLDEYDWDLTAEKLADKEGTQEDTQEDQDELDGDENGEEKERDWEQEKRRIEAFNRFYGDQVEIEEKADRNHKVTFCLKNESSECEEESDSSEQELDNEFGKHATTLKAEYHSESDDERQEKFFIPDKTKVQPKEQPHVSPSQNEKPPRNKCLAVLKSILALGVVTVIGMVSFWWATDNLDWIH from the exons ATGGAACAAAACATTGCAGAGTTGCTGAAGGATGCAGTTTCAG AAGCTGATATAGACTTTGAGCTTGATGAGTGTAGTAGCATGTTACAAACGCAGCTAGTGGATGATAATGATCTGAAAAATGTCTGCAAACTCTGGACATCCTCAGACGAAGGTCTAGCTGAGACATTTACTAACGTTTATGAACAAGAAGAGGATGAAGACAGTACTGAGAGCAATGAGGAGAGTGCATCAAATTATTCCCCTGATGCTGAGGCAGGTTGTTCTTCTCAAAGAGTGGATTATGATCAGGTTGCAGACGAGATGATAATTGAAGTGCAACAAGGGAATGAGGCAAGCAATGAATCGTCTGCAGAGGAAGAATGCATGCAAATTAAACAAGAAACAGATGTTCCTTTTCATGGATTAGTGGCTGATGCCAGTATCTTGGGAGAAGAAAAGCATCAAAATCAGGAACTTCCATTGAAATCTGCTGAGTTTCAAATAACATCCAAGGCAGATTTCCAGCAATTAATGGAAGGTACTTCATCAACTCTAGAGCCCAGTGAGACACCagaagagagagaatcagagtcAGAAGAAGAAGAGCCAGACACCTATGCTACAGAAGAAACATTTCAGTGTGACTCTGCAGGCAACGTAGATGATTCTTTTATTGTCATTAAGCCAAAAATACCCATACGGGACTATGATGAAGATGACCTTAGAGAATTTACAGAGGAAGACCAAGATCAGACGGAGGAAAGTCTTGCAGATTATCCTTCAGACTTCTCTCAGAGTGAAACTGAAGAGTGTGAAGAAAGTGCTGTGAATGAGGACCAAATGTCTATATTCAAAGACAACGGTTTGAGCAATTATTGCTCATCAGCCAAAATGGAGGATTTGAGCCACACAGAAGACCACTTGCTAGAGGAAGGCAGACAAACTGTTTCTAGTTCTATGGACAGTGATACTGAGATTAAGGAACCAGAGGTTCAGGTGATACCAGAAGAGATAGACACAGGATTCCAGAGGAATAATGTTGTTGAGGATGACTTCCAAGAACCTCTTACAACTGATAGCAACACAGAGGAAGATGTCTGTAATCAAGGTATTGGAAATGAAAGCTGTGCAAGAAATGGTAATGATCCAGATCAAGACTATGATAGTGATATCAATAGTGACCACAGCACAAGTCAAGAAGAAATTAGTGAGGCATCAGTGGAGCCTGAGGAAGACTTGAAAACCGACGAACAGAACAACAACACTGTAGACGAGTTGGGGAGGGTGGATGAGGATGTTGACTACATAGGGATAGATGAAGAAGACAGAGATGGCAGTGATCAGGAGATGGACAAAGACACAAATGCAAGCTGCGTCTCTGATATTGATTACTTGTATGAAGAACCCCACAAACAGTCCCCAGAATtatgcccaacattagaatcaGTCAAACTGGACGCAGCAACCAAAGAACAAGATCTGTTCCCTTCAAAGCCTTTAGACAGTGTGAGAGACACCAACACCTTAATCCCTGAGCTGTTCTGGTACTCAGACATATTGAAGAGTGAATGCAACCTGCTCCTAGACGAGTATGACTGGGATCTGACTGCAGAGAAGCTGGCTGATAAGGAGGGAACCCAAGAGGACACACAAGAAGACCAGGATGAGTTAGATGGTGATGAAAATGGGGAGGAGAAGGAGCGGGACTGGGAGCAGGAGAAAAGAAGAATTGAGGCATTTAATAGATTCTACGGTGACCAGGTTGAGATTGAGGAAAAGGCAG ATAGGAATCACAAAGTTACCTTTTGTCTCAAAAATGAATCTTCAGAGTGCGAAGAGGAGTCAGACAG CAGTGAACAGGAACTTGACAACGAATTTGGCAAACATGCTACTACACTCAAGGCTGAG TACCACAGTGAGTCAGATGATGAACGGCAGGAGAAGTTTTTCATTCCTGACAAGACAAAGGTTCAACCCAAGGAGCAACCACATGTGAGCCCATCCCAAAATGAAAAACCCCCAAGGAACAAG TGCCTTGCCGTGCTGaagtccattttagcattggGTGTTGTGACAGTGATAGGCATGGTGTCATTCTGGTGGGCTACAGATAATCTGGACTGGATACACTGA
- the si:dkey-183p4.10 gene encoding dentin matrix acidic phosphoprotein 1 isoform X2: MEQNIAELLKDAVSEADIDFELDECSSMLQTQLVDDNDLKNVCKLWTSSDEGLAETFTNVYEQEEDEDSTESNEESASNYSPDAEAGCSSQRVDYDQVADEMIIEVQQGNEASNESSAEEECMQIKQETDVPFHGLVADASILGEEKHQNQELPLKSAEFQITSKADFQQLMEGTSSTLEPSETPEERESESEEEEPDTYATEETFQCDSAGNVDDSFIVIKPKIPIRDYDEDDLREFTEEDQDQTEESLADYPSDFSQSETEECEESAVNEDQMSIFKDNGLSNYCSSAKMEDLSHTEDHLLEEGRQTVSSSMDSDTEIKEPEVQVIPEEIDTGFQRNNVVEDDFQEPLTTDSNTEEDVCNQGIGNESCARNGNDPDQDYDSDINSDHSTSQEEISEASVEPEEDLKTDEQNNNTVDELGRVDEDVDYIGIDEEDRDGSDQEMDKDTNASCVSDIDYLYEEPHKQSPELCPTLESVKLDAATKEQDLFPSKPLDSVRDTNTLIPELFWYSDILKSECNLLLDEYDWDLTAEKLADKEGTQEDTQEDQDELDGDENGEEKERDWEQEKRRIEAFNRFYGDQVEIEEKADRNHKVTFCLKNESSECEEESDSEQELDNEFGKHATTLKAEYHSESDDERQEKFFIPDKTKVQPKEQPHVSPSQNEKPPRNKCLAVLKSILALGVVTVIGMVSFWWATDNLDWIH; encoded by the exons ATGGAACAAAACATTGCAGAGTTGCTGAAGGATGCAGTTTCAG AAGCTGATATAGACTTTGAGCTTGATGAGTGTAGTAGCATGTTACAAACGCAGCTAGTGGATGATAATGATCTGAAAAATGTCTGCAAACTCTGGACATCCTCAGACGAAGGTCTAGCTGAGACATTTACTAACGTTTATGAACAAGAAGAGGATGAAGACAGTACTGAGAGCAATGAGGAGAGTGCATCAAATTATTCCCCTGATGCTGAGGCAGGTTGTTCTTCTCAAAGAGTGGATTATGATCAGGTTGCAGACGAGATGATAATTGAAGTGCAACAAGGGAATGAGGCAAGCAATGAATCGTCTGCAGAGGAAGAATGCATGCAAATTAAACAAGAAACAGATGTTCCTTTTCATGGATTAGTGGCTGATGCCAGTATCTTGGGAGAAGAAAAGCATCAAAATCAGGAACTTCCATTGAAATCTGCTGAGTTTCAAATAACATCCAAGGCAGATTTCCAGCAATTAATGGAAGGTACTTCATCAACTCTAGAGCCCAGTGAGACACCagaagagagagaatcagagtcAGAAGAAGAAGAGCCAGACACCTATGCTACAGAAGAAACATTTCAGTGTGACTCTGCAGGCAACGTAGATGATTCTTTTATTGTCATTAAGCCAAAAATACCCATACGGGACTATGATGAAGATGACCTTAGAGAATTTACAGAGGAAGACCAAGATCAGACGGAGGAAAGTCTTGCAGATTATCCTTCAGACTTCTCTCAGAGTGAAACTGAAGAGTGTGAAGAAAGTGCTGTGAATGAGGACCAAATGTCTATATTCAAAGACAACGGTTTGAGCAATTATTGCTCATCAGCCAAAATGGAGGATTTGAGCCACACAGAAGACCACTTGCTAGAGGAAGGCAGACAAACTGTTTCTAGTTCTATGGACAGTGATACTGAGATTAAGGAACCAGAGGTTCAGGTGATACCAGAAGAGATAGACACAGGATTCCAGAGGAATAATGTTGTTGAGGATGACTTCCAAGAACCTCTTACAACTGATAGCAACACAGAGGAAGATGTCTGTAATCAAGGTATTGGAAATGAAAGCTGTGCAAGAAATGGTAATGATCCAGATCAAGACTATGATAGTGATATCAATAGTGACCACAGCACAAGTCAAGAAGAAATTAGTGAGGCATCAGTGGAGCCTGAGGAAGACTTGAAAACCGACGAACAGAACAACAACACTGTAGACGAGTTGGGGAGGGTGGATGAGGATGTTGACTACATAGGGATAGATGAAGAAGACAGAGATGGCAGTGATCAGGAGATGGACAAAGACACAAATGCAAGCTGCGTCTCTGATATTGATTACTTGTATGAAGAACCCCACAAACAGTCCCCAGAATtatgcccaacattagaatcaGTCAAACTGGACGCAGCAACCAAAGAACAAGATCTGTTCCCTTCAAAGCCTTTAGACAGTGTGAGAGACACCAACACCTTAATCCCTGAGCTGTTCTGGTACTCAGACATATTGAAGAGTGAATGCAACCTGCTCCTAGACGAGTATGACTGGGATCTGACTGCAGAGAAGCTGGCTGATAAGGAGGGAACCCAAGAGGACACACAAGAAGACCAGGATGAGTTAGATGGTGATGAAAATGGGGAGGAGAAGGAGCGGGACTGGGAGCAGGAGAAAAGAAGAATTGAGGCATTTAATAGATTCTACGGTGACCAGGTTGAGATTGAGGAAAAGGCAG ATAGGAATCACAAAGTTACCTTTTGTCTCAAAAATGAATCTTCAGAGTGCGAAGAGGAGTCAGACAG TGAACAGGAACTTGACAACGAATTTGGCAAACATGCTACTACACTCAAGGCTGAG TACCACAGTGAGTCAGATGATGAACGGCAGGAGAAGTTTTTCATTCCTGACAAGACAAAGGTTCAACCCAAGGAGCAACCACATGTGAGCCCATCCCAAAATGAAAAACCCCCAAGGAACAAG TGCCTTGCCGTGCTGaagtccattttagcattggGTGTTGTGACAGTGATAGGCATGGTGTCATTCTGGTGGGCTACAGATAATCTGGACTGGATACACTGA